A region of Prochlorothrix hollandica PCC 9006 = CALU 1027 DNA encodes the following proteins:
- a CDS encoding carbohydrate ABC transporter permease, whose amino-acid sequence MVPATASPLKSLSLYLVLGSLAIVMLLPLLWLASTALKSPSENIFAFPPQFFPQQPTLENFKRVWEVEPLFGRYFFNSAIVASLTVLFNVILCSLAAYPLARLDFRGRELIFSLVVATIMIPFQIIMIPLYILMFKLGLLNSYGGVILPSLASAFGIFLMRQAFKGVPKELEEAARIDGCSELGIWWHVMLPAVRPATITLALFVFIGAWGDFLWPLIVLRDQEMYTLPLGVSTLASSLSRDERLVAAGSVLSIVPIVVVFLLLQRYILPTQSSSGLKG is encoded by the coding sequence AATCCCTCAGCCTCTACCTTGTGTTGGGTAGTCTGGCGATCGTCATGTTGCTGCCCCTCTTGTGGTTGGCCAGCACCGCCCTCAAGTCCCCCAGCGAAAATATTTTCGCCTTTCCGCCCCAATTCTTCCCCCAACAACCGACCCTGGAAAACTTTAAGCGGGTGTGGGAGGTGGAACCCTTATTTGGGCGTTATTTTTTCAATAGTGCGATCGTGGCCAGTCTCACCGTTCTGTTTAATGTCATCTTGTGTTCCCTCGCCGCCTATCCCCTAGCCCGCCTCGATTTCCGAGGGCGAGAACTGATTTTTTCCCTGGTGGTGGCCACCATCATGATTCCCTTCCAAATTATTATGATCCCCCTGTATATCCTGATGTTTAAATTAGGACTGCTCAACAGCTATGGGGGAGTGATTTTACCCAGTTTAGCCTCAGCCTTTGGTATTTTTCTGATGCGTCAAGCCTTCAAAGGAGTGCCCAAAGAACTGGAAGAAGCAGCCCGCATTGATGGCTGTAGCGAACTGGGCATCTGGTGGCATGTCATGTTACCTGCCGTGCGCCCTGCCACCATTACCTTAGCCCTGTTTGTTTTCATTGGCGCTTGGGGGGATTTCCTCTGGCCCCTGATTGTTTTGCGGGATCAGGAAATGTATACCCTGCCCTTAGGGGTGTCTACCCTAGCCAGCAGTTTATCCCGCGATGAGCGCCTGGTGGCAGCGGGATCGGTGCTGTCTATTGTGCCGATCGTCGTCGTCTTTCTGCTGCTCCAACGCTACATTTTGCCCACCCAAAGTAGCAGCGGTCTCAAAGGCTAG